One stretch of Hymenobacter chitinivorans DSM 11115 DNA includes these proteins:
- a CDS encoding SDR family oxidoreductase, which produces MTRKNIWFVTGASKGLGLTLVQHLLAHGYAVAATSRNLSELQQAAPPDTPNFLPLHMDLSSEQSVRQAIAQAISTFGRLDVVVNNAGYGQLGALEELSDQEARQNFDVNVFGVLNVLRAATPHLRAQGGGRVLNISSIGGFSGAFPGWGVYCATKFAVDGLTESYAEEVRPFGIHVTTVKPGYFRTSFLAPGSMGRPAAPIGAYQAVRDSQLLHEQQINGNQPGDPTKAAAVLLALSEADNPPVHLFLGEDAYQTARQKIEAVQHDMQQWQARATATGFASGAL; this is translated from the coding sequence ATGACACGCAAGAATATATGGTTCGTGACCGGCGCCTCGAAGGGCCTGGGACTGACCCTGGTACAGCACCTGCTGGCCCACGGCTATGCAGTAGCCGCCACCTCCCGCAACCTGAGCGAGCTGCAGCAGGCCGCGCCGCCTGATACCCCCAATTTCCTGCCCCTGCACATGGACCTCAGTAGTGAGCAAAGCGTGCGGCAGGCCATTGCCCAGGCCATTAGCACCTTTGGCCGCCTCGACGTGGTGGTCAATAATGCCGGCTACGGGCAGCTCGGGGCCCTGGAGGAGCTATCCGACCAGGAAGCCCGGCAGAATTTCGACGTCAACGTGTTTGGCGTGCTCAACGTGCTGCGGGCCGCCACGCCCCACCTGCGGGCCCAGGGCGGGGGCCGGGTGCTCAACATTTCCTCCATCGGGGGCTTTTCCGGCGCGTTTCCGGGCTGGGGCGTGTATTGCGCCACCAAGTTTGCCGTCGATGGCCTCACCGAATCCTACGCCGAGGAGGTTCGGCCCTTCGGCATCCACGTGACGACGGTGAAGCCCGGCTACTTCCGCACCAGCTTCCTGGCCCCGGGCTCGATGGGGCGGCCCGCCGCGCCCATCGGGGCCTACCAGGCGGTGCGCGACTCCCAGCTGCTGCACGAGCAGCAGATCAACGGCAACCAGCCCGGCGACCCAACCAAAGCCGCCGCCGTGCTCCTGGCGCTCAGCGAAGCCGACAACCCGCCGGTGCACTTGTTTCTGGGCGAAGATGCCTACCAGACCGCCCGCCAGAAAATCGAGGCCGTGCAGCACGATATGCAGCAGTGGCAGGCCCGGGCCACGGCCACGGGCTTCGCCAGCGGAGCGTTGTAA
- a CDS encoding N-acetylmuramoyl-L-alanine amidase family protein: protein MLLRTVYLLLVLLGLLTAPAFAQTSYRRVKARNGDGVETLLLRHGLNPRRYGAAFKQLNQKNLTRRHGLITGRTYVLPKPLAARKTTARKAPASNTTARRTRLATEAPVVVSKTPISNAALFGPRYNVARAASGPLRGAVYYLSSGHGGPDPGAIGQYGSYKLAEDEYAYDVTVRLARVLLSYGALVYVMVQDPNDGIRDENVLPMDYDEVQYPNLRIPLSQVQRLRQRIAQVNKLHARHKGAYQRLLALHVDSRSVGQNIDVFFYHHPTSATGLRLAKNIHKVFTNRYKRAQPNRPYSGNVSERGTLYEVRNSHAPAVFMELGNIRNQKDQRRFVVADNRQALANWIAEGLIADYRGKQ, encoded by the coding sequence TTGCTTTTGCGAACTGTCTACCTCCTACTAGTGCTGCTGGGCCTGCTGACCGCGCCGGCCTTTGCCCAGACCTCCTACCGGCGCGTGAAAGCCCGCAACGGCGACGGGGTCGAAACCCTGCTGCTGCGCCACGGCCTGAACCCGCGCCGCTACGGGGCCGCCTTTAAGCAGCTGAACCAGAAAAACCTGACCCGCCGCCACGGCCTGATTACCGGCCGCACCTACGTGCTGCCCAAGCCCCTGGCAGCCCGCAAGACCACTGCCCGCAAAGCCCCGGCCAGCAACACTACAGCCCGCCGGACCCGCCTTGCCACCGAGGCGCCCGTTGTGGTAAGCAAAACGCCGATTAGCAACGCGGCCTTGTTTGGGCCCCGCTACAACGTGGCCCGGGCGGCCAGCGGCCCGCTGCGGGGCGCGGTCTACTACCTTTCCTCCGGCCACGGCGGCCCCGACCCCGGCGCCATCGGCCAGTACGGCTCCTATAAGCTGGCCGAGGACGAGTACGCCTACGACGTGACCGTGCGCCTGGCCCGGGTGCTGCTTTCCTACGGGGCCCTGGTGTACGTGATGGTGCAGGACCCCAACGACGGAATCCGGGACGAGAACGTGCTGCCCATGGACTACGACGAGGTGCAGTACCCCAACCTGCGCATTCCCCTGAGCCAGGTGCAGCGCCTGCGCCAGCGCATTGCCCAGGTCAATAAGCTGCACGCCCGCCACAAGGGCGCCTACCAGCGCCTGCTGGCCCTGCACGTGGACAGCCGCAGCGTGGGCCAGAACATCGACGTGTTTTTCTACCACCACCCTACCAGCGCCACCGGCCTGCGCCTGGCCAAGAACATTCACAAGGTCTTTACCAACCGCTACAAGCGCGCCCAGCCCAACCGCCCCTACTCGGGCAACGTCTCGGAGCGGGGCACCCTGTATGAGGTGCGCAACAGCCACGCCCCGGCCGTATTTATGGAGCTGGGCAACATCCGCAACCAGAAAGACCAGCGCCGCTTCGTGGTGGCCGACAACCGCCAGGCCCTGGCCAACTGGATTGCCGAGGGCCTGATTGCCGATTATCGGGGCAAGCAGTAG
- a CDS encoding ATP-grasp domain-containing protein — MRAYINQDAAGEWANTNCFAAADGFRQMGWEIVPFHRFSELPNTEPDDIVVSHIDDVEGALRALGCAVPPALDYPQELLPFLGRRLWQSTINEVAADPSQWPVFVKPMLARKKFTGVLVRHFRDLLGCGDQAENTPVWCAEPVQFVAEWRCFVRYDEVLAAQPYRGDWRAYFDPGVVEAAVAAYPAAPKAYALDIGRTAAGATLVIEVNEGYSVGSYGLPPLRYAKFLSARWAELTGTADACNF; from the coding sequence ATGCGCGCTTATATCAACCAGGATGCGGCCGGCGAATGGGCCAATACCAACTGCTTTGCCGCCGCCGACGGCTTTCGGCAGATGGGCTGGGAAATCGTGCCCTTCCACCGCTTTAGCGAGCTGCCCAATACCGAGCCGGACGATATTGTCGTCAGCCATATCGACGACGTGGAAGGCGCCCTGCGGGCCCTGGGCTGCGCCGTGCCGCCCGCCCTGGATTACCCGCAGGAGCTACTGCCGTTTCTGGGGCGGCGCCTGTGGCAGTCTACCATCAACGAGGTAGCGGCCGACCCTTCGCAGTGGCCGGTATTCGTGAAGCCCATGCTGGCCCGCAAGAAGTTTACCGGCGTGCTGGTGCGCCACTTCCGCGACCTGCTGGGCTGCGGCGACCAGGCCGAAAATACGCCCGTGTGGTGCGCCGAGCCGGTGCAGTTCGTGGCCGAGTGGCGCTGCTTCGTGCGCTACGACGAGGTGCTGGCCGCCCAGCCCTACCGCGGCGACTGGCGCGCCTACTTCGACCCCGGCGTGGTGGAAGCCGCCGTGGCGGCTTATCCGGCAGCCCCCAAAGCCTACGCCCTCGATATTGGCCGCACGGCCGCCGGCGCCACCTTAGTCATCGAAGTCAACGAGGGCTATTCGGTGGGCAGCTACGGGCTGCCGCCGCTGCGCTACGCCAAGTTTCTGAGTGCCCGCTGGGCCGAGCTGACCGGCACCGCCGACGCCTGCAACTTCTAA
- a CDS encoding cystathionine gamma-synthase family protein, whose product MTNRQDHAHINGQPLHPESLMMSYGYTPAWSEGAIKPPIFQTSTFVFKNAEEGKAFFELAYGLRQANPDEEMGLIYSRLNNPSLEILEHRLTLWDGAEEAASFASGMAAISTTLLALLQPGDVVLHSEPVYGGSDFFLKNVLRKFGIEAQGFLPTATPQELEAQAAAIAPGRLAMIFVETPANPTNHLVDLEACAALARKYGSPDKPVRLVVDNTFLGPVFQHPLKHGADVVLYSATKFLGGHSDLIAGAALSSKSLMKEIKAMRTFMGTMCDPNTGWMLMRSLETLKLRMERAATSAQVIADWLRAHPLVARTYYLTHLEHCPAQQDIYRRHCLSPGSMISFDIRGGEAEAFRFLNALKLIKLAVSLGGTESLAEHPATMTHSDITPADQLEMGITSQMIRLSIGVEDPQDLMLDLSQAFAAVGLPKEVRVAELA is encoded by the coding sequence ATGACCAACCGTCAAGACCATGCCCACATCAACGGGCAGCCGCTCCACCCCGAGAGTTTGATGATGAGCTACGGCTACACCCCCGCCTGGAGCGAAGGCGCCATCAAGCCGCCCATTTTCCAGACCTCAACTTTCGTCTTTAAGAACGCCGAGGAGGGCAAAGCCTTTTTTGAATTGGCCTACGGGCTGCGCCAGGCCAACCCCGACGAGGAAATGGGGTTGATTTATTCCCGCCTCAACAACCCCAGCCTCGAAATCCTGGAGCACCGCCTCACCCTCTGGGACGGGGCCGAGGAAGCCGCGAGTTTCGCCTCGGGCATGGCCGCCATCAGCACCACCCTGCTGGCCCTGCTCCAGCCCGGCGACGTGGTGCTGCACTCCGAGCCCGTGTACGGCGGCTCCGACTTCTTCCTCAAGAACGTGCTGCGCAAGTTCGGCATCGAGGCCCAGGGCTTTTTGCCCACCGCCACGCCCCAGGAACTCGAGGCCCAGGCCGCGGCCATTGCCCCCGGCCGCCTGGCCATGATCTTCGTCGAGACGCCGGCCAACCCCACCAACCACCTCGTGGACCTGGAAGCCTGCGCCGCCCTGGCCCGCAAGTATGGCAGCCCCGACAAGCCCGTGCGCCTCGTGGTCGATAATACCTTCCTGGGCCCCGTGTTCCAGCACCCCCTCAAGCACGGCGCCGACGTGGTCCTGTACTCGGCCACCAAGTTCCTGGGCGGCCACTCCGACCTGATTGCGGGGGCCGCGCTGAGCAGCAAAAGCCTGATGAAGGAAATCAAGGCCATGCGCACCTTTATGGGCACCATGTGCGACCCCAACACCGGCTGGATGCTGATGCGCAGCCTCGAAACCCTGAAGCTGCGCATGGAGCGCGCCGCCACCTCGGCCCAGGTTATTGCCGACTGGCTCCGGGCCCACCCCCTGGTAGCGCGCACCTACTACCTGACCCACCTCGAGCACTGCCCGGCCCAGCAGGACATTTACCGCCGCCACTGCCTCTCGCCCGGCTCCATGATTTCGTTCGACATCCGGGGCGGCGAGGCCGAGGCGTTCCGCTTCCTCAACGCCCTGAAGCTGATCAAGCTGGCCGTGAGCCTGGGCGGCACCGAAAGCCTGGCCGAGCACCCCGCCACCATGACCCACTCCGACATTACCCCCGCCGACCAGCTCGAAATGGGCATCACCTCGCAGATGATTCGCCTCAGCATCGGGGTGGAAGACCCGCAGGATTTGATGCTGGATCTGAGCCAGGCCTTTGCGGCCGTGGGCCTGCCCAAAGAGGTGCGCGTGGCCGAGCTGGCGTAG